A stretch of DNA from Halobacillus litoralis:
GTAAATAAGCTTGTAAACGTTATCATTTTAAATAGGAAGAAAGAGGAGGATATGGGATGCTTTCTATGCTTGAAGATTATCGGAATCAAGTGCTTGAGACGTTGTTTGGAAATGTAGAACATTGTATTGTCGTCGTCGATCGCGAGGGCTGCATTTCTTATATGAATGAAAGCTACTGCCGGTTCATTGATGTGGATCAAACGACTGTGAAAGGAAAGCATGTAACGGACGTCATTGAAAATACGCGCATGCATATCGTTGCGGATACTGGGGAAGAAGAAATGGCCGACCTTCAGCAGATCCGTGGCGATTATATGATTGCCCATCGCATTCCACTCTGGGAAAACGGCGAGGTGATCGGTGCTCTCGGTATGGTTCTTTTCCGTGACACGGATGAGTGGAAAATTATGAACACGCATATCAAGGATCTGCTTCTTGAGCTTGAAACCTACCGTAATCAAATGCAGCAGCAGAACGGGGCCAAGTATTCCCTGCATGACATCATTACGAGCTCGCCTGACGTTTTACAACTAAAAGAAAAGATTCGCAAAACGGCACACAGCGATGTATCTGTTCTGTTGCGAGGAGAGAGCGGAACAGGAAAAGAGCTGTTCGCTCACAGTATCCATCACCTCAGCGAGCGGAGCACAAAGCCTTTTGTGAAAGTGAACTGTGCGGCTATCCCCGAGGATCTCATCGAAGCGGAGCTGTTCGGCTATCAGGACGGGGCGTTTACGGGTGCGAAAAAAGGGGGCAAGCCCGGGAAATTTCAGCTTGCCCATGGGGGAACGCTTTTTCTTGATGAAATCGGAGACATGCCTCTAAGAGCGCAGGTGAAAATTTTGCGCGCTCTCCAGGAAGGGGAAATCGAAGCGGTGGGAGCGGTTCACCCGCAGGAAGTGGATGTCCGCATCATTGCTGCAACCAACCAGTCGCTCGAGGAAATGATTCAGGAGCAGCGTTTTCGCGAGGACCTTTTTTACCGGATTAATGTTGTCCAAATTGATATTCCCCCTCTCCGGACGAGACGAGGAGACATTAAAATCCTCTCCAAATATTTGCTGCAGAAAATATCCGACCGTACAGGCAAACGCGTGGAAGAGTTTTCGAAATCTGTTGAAGACGTCTTTTACAAATACCACTGGCCGGGTAATGTCCGTGAGCTTGAAAACGTCATCGAGTCAGCGGTCCATATGACCGACGGAGAAGCGGTTCAATATGAAGATCTTCCTGCCCATCTTCAAAAGGAATCAGCTCCTGCTCAGGAGGCGGAAACGTTGAAACAAATTGTAGAGCAGACGGAAAAGCACACCATTCAAAAAGTTTTAAAAGAAGCCGATGGGGATAAAAGTTTGGCTGCGAAACGGCTGGGCATTGGAAAATCATCTCTATATGACAAAGTGAAGAAATACAATCTCTAACCATTCCAGAAATCAGGAATCTATTCCGGATTTCTGGAATGGTTCTTTTTGTGCGTGCATGTAAGGGTTTTCATTAAATGCGTATGCCTGATTCCGGAAATCCGTAAAAGCGATTTCACAAAAGATTCAAAATCCTTGATGCAGCAATACCGTAAAGTTGGCACGAAAATTGCATGTAAATAGGTGAAGGGAGTGTGAAGACTCATGAAACAAATTTATTCATCATTTCATGAAGCTGTAAAAGATATAAAGGATCATTCAACAATTATGGTAGGAGGATTCGGGCTCGTCGGAATACCGGAGAACTTGATTCTTGCCCTCGTCGAATCGAACGTGAAGCATTTGACGGTCATCTCTAACAACTGCGGTGTCGATGATTGGGGACTCGGACTACTTTTGAAAAATAAACAGATTGATAAAATGATAGGTTCGTACGTGGGGGAAAACAAGGAATTTGAACGCCAGGTACTCGCAGGTGAACTTGAAGTCGAACTTACACCTCAAGGAACGTTAGCTGAGAAAATCCGTGCAGGTGGAGCTGGAATCCCAGCCTTTTACACACCAGCAGGAGTCGGTACGCCGATTGCGGAAGGCAAAGAGGTACGCACATTCAATGGTAAGGAATACCTTTTACAAGAAGGATTGACGGCAGACTTCAGTCTTGTCCGTGCGTTCAGAGGTGACCGTCACGGAAATCTCGTTTACAACAAAACGGCTCGCAACTTCAACCCGATGATGGCGGCAGCTGGTGCTGTGACGATTGCAGAAGTCGAAGAACTCGTCGAACCGGGTGAACTGGAAGCCGATGCGATTCATACGCCGGGCATTTATGTACAAGGACTGATTGAAGGCCAGCAGGAGAAGCGCATTGAACGTTATACGGTAAAAGCAGAAGCATAAATAGGAGGTAGATGAACAATGGCAGTACAAAAAGACAAAGCGGCAATCCGCGAAATGATTGCCAGACGAGCAGAGCAGGAAATTGAAAGCGGTTACTATGTAAACCTTGGAATCGGCATGCCGACCATGGTCGCGAACTACATCCAGCCGGATAAAGAAGTCGTGCTTCAGTCAGAAAACGGGCTTTTGGGTATTGGCCGGTCGCCTTATGAGCATGAAGTCGATCCGGATTTGATCAATGCCGGAAAAGAAACGGTGACGGCGTCTGTCGGTGCCGCTTACTGCGACAGTGCGGAATCATTTGCCATGATCCGTGGCGAGCACCTTGACTTAGCGATTTTAGGCGGCATGGAAGTCGCAGAAAACGGTGACCTTGCCAACTGGATGATTCCAGGGAAAATGATTAAAGGCATGGGTGGTGCGATGGATATCGTACACGGATCGAAAAAGGTCGTCATCATTATGGATCACGTCAACAAACATGGCGATCCGAAGATTTTGAAAGAATGTAAACTGCCGCTGACAGGAAAAGGCGTCGTTGACCGCATCATTACTGATCGAGCTGTCATGGACGTAACGGACGAAGGCCTGAAGCTCGTTGAAATTGCTGAAGGATGGACGGTAGACGAAATCAAAGAACAGACAGAAGCAGAACTCATCATCAGTGACGAACTTTTAAAAATGCCATCCAGCAAATAAGGAGGAACACCCATGGTTGAAAATAAGGTCGTATTCATTACAGGTGCAGCGAGCGGAATCGGCTATGAAATCGGAACCGAATTCGCCCGTAACGGTGCGAAAGTAGCGCTCAGCGATATAAACGAAGAAAAAGTGAAAGAAGCAGCGGATCGTTTGAATCAGGAAGGTTTGCAGGCGATCGGACTTGTCTGTGACGTGACGAAAGAGGAACAGATTCAGAATGCGATCGACGAAACGGTAGAAAAATTCGGCCGTCTTGATGTGCTTGTTAACAATGCAGGATTGCAGCACGTTGCGTCGATAGAAGATTTTCCATCAGAGAAGTTCGAGTTGATCACAAAAATCATGTTGGTTGCCCCGTTCATGGCGACGAAACATGCTTTCCCGATTATGAAAAAACAAGGGTTCGGCCGCATCATCAACATGGCGTCCATCAACGGATTGATTGGTTTTGCCGGCAAGTCTGCCTATAACAGTGCGAAACACGGGGTCATTGGCCTTACGAAAGTGACAGCTCTTGAAGGTGCAGAAGACGGCATCACCGTCAATGCAGTCTGTCCGGGTTACGTTGACACGCCACTTGTGCGCAATCAGCTGGAGGATCTAGCTAAAAACCGTGGCGTTTCTTTAGAAAAAGCGCTGGAAGAAGTCATTTATCCGCTTGTTCCACAAAAACGTCTTTTGACCGTTCAGGAAATTGCGGATTACACGCTGTTCCTTGCAAGCAATAAGGCTAAAGGGGTCACTGGTCAAGCGGTCGTCATTGATGGCGGCTATACGACTCAATAATCGAAAGGGGATTTTCACATGAAGCCAGTCTATATCGTAGAAGGGGCTCGTACTCCATTCGGAACCTTCGGCGGCGCATTGAAAGACGTCGATCCGACCGATTTAGGAGTGACGGCAAGTAAAGAAGCACTCAAGAGAAGCGGCATTTCGGCAGAACATATCGATCTCACCATCATGGGGAACGTTATCCATTCTTCTCAAAATGCACCATACTTAGCACGCCATATTTCCTTGAAAACAGGCGTGCCGCACACAAGCCCGGCTCTTGCGGTCAACCGTTTGTGTGGATCTGGTATGCAATCCGTCGTATCAGCTGCCCAGTCCATTCAGCTTGGCGAAGGGGAGACGGCTTTAGCTGGTGGTGTGGAAAGCATGAGTCTTGCACCTCATGCCATGCGCGGCAGTCGTTTTGGAACGAAGCTCGGTACACCGAAAGTTGACGATATGCTTTGGGCCGCTTTGACAGATGAGTACATCGGAGCAGGGATGGGTGTGACCGGTGAAAACCTCGCGGAGAAATACGAAATCTCAAGAGAACAACAGGATGAGTATGCGACACGCAGCCACAAGCTTGCAGCGGAGGCCCGTTCAACTGGAAAATTTGCGGATGAAATAGTCGCTGTAGAAATTAAGACACGTAAAGGGACTAAAGTGGTCGATCAAGATGAGCATATCCGTGAAGATACGAACCCTGAATCCTTATCCAAGTTGAAGCCTGCCTTCAAAAAGGACGGCACGGTAACAGGCGGAAACGCAAGCGGCATCAATGACGGCGCGGGTGCTGTCGTTTTAGCAAGTGAGAATTATGTGAGCGAACATAACGTCCAACCGATTGCTGAAATCCTATCCTGGTCCGTTGCAGGTGTTGAGCCTGAGTACATGGGCATCGGTCCAGCACCAGCGATTCGTCAAGCATTGGAAAAAGCAGAGCTCTCACTTGATGATATGGACCTTGTTGAAGTGAACGAAGCGTTCGCCTCTCAATATCTTGCTGTTGAAAAAGAACTAGGTCTTGACCGTGACAAAGTAAACGTCAACGGTGGAGCAATTGCTCTTGGTCATCCAATTGGCGTAAGCGGCACACGTGTCCTGTACACGATGATCAAGGAACTTAAACGAAGAGGTGGACGTTACGGCGTCGCATCGTTATGCATCGGCGGCGGTCAAGGCATCGCCATGGTCGTCGAGACTCAATAAACCTAAGGAGGAAAAACCATGCTCGGAATTTTTCTCGGACTTGCCGTATTGATGGCCCTCGCCTATTTAGGCTGGTCGATCATCTGGGTGGCGCCCATCGCAGCTGGTGTCGTCGCCCTCACCGGCGGTCTCGATCTACTTGAAGCTTATAAAGATACATACATGGGCGGATTCGTCGCCTTCGCTAAAGACTGGTTCCCGGTCTTCATGCTCGGAGCTATCTTCGGAAAACTGATGGAAGACACAGGGATGGCCCGATCTGTCGCAGTAGCCTTCACAAAATTGATTGGTACACAGCGTGCAATTTTAGGAGTGCTCGTATCCGCTGCAGTTCTGACGTACGGCGGAGTCAGCCTTTTCGTTGTTGTTTTTGCTGTTTACCCATTGGCCCTATCTCTTTTCCGTGAAGCGAACATCAGCCGAAAGCTGATTCCAGCAACGGTAGCATTAGGTGCTTTTACGTTTACGATGACAGCTCTGCCAGGTTCACCGCAAATTCAGAACCTGATCCCTATGGAATACTTCCAAACGGATGCCATGGCAGCCCCTGTGATGGGTATAATCGCAGGTATCATCATGGGTGGTGGAGGTTACTTTTACCTGAGATGGCGTGAGAAGAAACTTGTCGCTCAGGGAGAAGTTTTCACTGAACCGAAAGAAAAGAAAGAAATGGATCAACCTGATGAAACACCGAACTTCTTCTTGTCCCTTTTGCCATTATTAACGGTTCTTCTTACATTGAATCTATTAGACTGGGACGTTGTCACTGCCTTAATTTCAGGAATCGTGCTCATCATGCTCCTGAATGTGACAATGTATAAGAAGTTCATTCCATCCATGAACAGTGGAGCGGGCGGATCGGTTATTGCCATTATAAACACGAGTGCCGCGGTCGGCTTCGGTACAGTCGTACGTGAAGTTCCAGGGTTCGCCAACCTGACACAATTGCTGATGGGCATCAAAGGAAACCCATTGATCTCAGAAGCAATCGCCGTTAACGTGCTCGCTGGTGCAACCGGTTCCGCATCCGGTGGTATGGGAATCGCGCTTGAAGCGCTGGGATCCAAATACTATGAAATCGCCACGAATACCGGAATCAGTCCGGAAGCTTTTCACCGCGTAGCTTCCCCTGTCCTCCGGCGGTCTGGATGCGCTCCCGCACAACGGAGCGGTTTTGACACTGTTTGCGATTACGGGAATGACGCACAAAGACAGCTATAAAGATATCTTTGTCGTTGCTGTTCTCATTCCAGTCATCTCTGTAGCCTTCGTTATTTTATTGAACACGATTGGCATTCTGTAAGAGTTGAATAACCTTTATTTAACAGACCAGGTCATCCATATATTGGATGACCTGGTCTGTTTGATTTAAAAAAAAGAACCCGGTAAGAACCGGATTCCTTTGTGGTACGGTCTATTTCTTTCTGTTGAACGTCTTATCTTTGATCGATTTAAACGCTTTGGAAGAAGTGTCGACGGTCTTCCCAATGACGTCTGAGCCTTTCTCAGAGGCTTTCTTAACGATATTACCGGAAGAATCCACCGTTTTCCCAATCAATCCACCTTCACCCGTGATCGACTTAATGATCTTGCCAGAAGTGTCGACCGTATTATGAATGAAGTCATTGGCTTCTTTGGATACCCCTTTTACAAATCCATCATCATTTTTCTTTGCCTGCTCATTTTCCCTAGAGTCGTTGTTTTTCTTGAAGTCACTCATGCTCTCATCTCCTCTTTAGGAATTAATGGCTTACCTTTCATGTCTATGTGTAAAAGAGTTGTTTATGAACGATTTCCATATTATGTAT
This window harbors:
- a CDS encoding sigma-54 interaction domain-containing protein codes for the protein MLSMLEDYRNQVLETLFGNVEHCIVVVDREGCISYMNESYCRFIDVDQTTVKGKHVTDVIENTRMHIVADTGEEEMADLQQIRGDYMIAHRIPLWENGEVIGALGMVLFRDTDEWKIMNTHIKDLLLELETYRNQMQQQNGAKYSLHDIITSSPDVLQLKEKIRKTAHSDVSVLLRGESGTGKELFAHSIHHLSERSTKPFVKVNCAAIPEDLIEAELFGYQDGAFTGAKKGGKPGKFQLAHGGTLFLDEIGDMPLRAQVKILRALQEGEIEAVGAVHPQEVDVRIIAATNQSLEEMIQEQRFREDLFYRINVVQIDIPPLRTRRGDIKILSKYLLQKISDRTGKRVEEFSKSVEDVFYKYHWPGNVRELENVIESAVHMTDGEAVQYEDLPAHLQKESAPAQEAETLKQIVEQTEKHTIQKVLKEADGDKSLAAKRLGIGKSSLYDKVKKYNL
- a CDS encoding CoA transferase subunit A — its product is MKQIYSSFHEAVKDIKDHSTIMVGGFGLVGIPENLILALVESNVKHLTVISNNCGVDDWGLGLLLKNKQIDKMIGSYVGENKEFERQVLAGELEVELTPQGTLAEKIRAGGAGIPAFYTPAGVGTPIAEGKEVRTFNGKEYLLQEGLTADFSLVRAFRGDRHGNLVYNKTARNFNPMMAAAGAVTIAEVEELVEPGELEADAIHTPGIYVQGLIEGQQEKRIERYTVKAEA
- a CDS encoding 3-oxoacid CoA-transferase subunit B, which produces MAVQKDKAAIREMIARRAEQEIESGYYVNLGIGMPTMVANYIQPDKEVVLQSENGLLGIGRSPYEHEVDPDLINAGKETVTASVGAAYCDSAESFAMIRGEHLDLAILGGMEVAENGDLANWMIPGKMIKGMGGAMDIVHGSKKVVIIMDHVNKHGDPKILKECKLPLTGKGVVDRIITDRAVMDVTDEGLKLVEIAEGWTVDEIKEQTEAELIISDELLKMPSSK
- a CDS encoding 3-hydroxybutyrate dehydrogenase is translated as MVENKVVFITGAASGIGYEIGTEFARNGAKVALSDINEEKVKEAADRLNQEGLQAIGLVCDVTKEEQIQNAIDETVEKFGRLDVLVNNAGLQHVASIEDFPSEKFELITKIMLVAPFMATKHAFPIMKKQGFGRIINMASINGLIGFAGKSAYNSAKHGVIGLTKVTALEGAEDGITVNAVCPGYVDTPLVRNQLEDLAKNRGVSLEKALEEVIYPLVPQKRLLTVQEIADYTLFLASNKAKGVTGQAVVIDGGYTTQ
- a CDS encoding thiolase family protein; its protein translation is MKPVYIVEGARTPFGTFGGALKDVDPTDLGVTASKEALKRSGISAEHIDLTIMGNVIHSSQNAPYLARHISLKTGVPHTSPALAVNRLCGSGMQSVVSAAQSIQLGEGETALAGGVESMSLAPHAMRGSRFGTKLGTPKVDDMLWAALTDEYIGAGMGVTGENLAEKYEISREQQDEYATRSHKLAAEARSTGKFADEIVAVEIKTRKGTKVVDQDEHIREDTNPESLSKLKPAFKKDGTVTGGNASGINDGAGAVVLASENYVSEHNVQPIAEILSWSVAGVEPEYMGIGPAPAIRQALEKAELSLDDMDLVEVNEAFASQYLAVEKELGLDRDKVNVNGGAIALGHPIGVSGTRVLYTMIKELKRRGGRYGVASLCIGGGQGIAMVVETQ